The Lutra lutra chromosome 16, mLutLut1.2, whole genome shotgun sequence genome segment GATAGGTTGAAGGGAGAGCAGGTGTAGGTAGGATCTGAGGGcctttttattgttattcttatACTCCCCACCTCTAACCCTGAGTCTAGGGTTGTATTTTTCAGTAAGTTTAACTatttgctgaaatttttttttaaagatttatttatttgacagagatcacaagtaggcagagaggcaggcagagagagaggaagcaggctccccactgagcaagagagcccgatgcggggctcggtcccaggaccccaggatcacgactcgagctgaaggcaaaggctttaacccactgagccacccaggcaccctatttgctgaatttaaatgaagtatttataCCTGGCCTTAAATTTAGGAACATGGCTATGGAATCTGGTTTGAAATGTAATGACTGAAAAtgtttgtcattaaaaaaatattagttctaggggcacctgggtggctcagtgggttaaagccactgcctttggctcaggtcatgatcccagggtcctgggatcgagtcctgcattgggttcctggctcagtagggagcctgcttctctctctgcctctgcctgccactctgcctgccactctgcttgtgtgctctctctctctctctcccccccgccactgacaaataaataaataaagtctttaaaaaaatattagttctGGGGGTGCCCAGGAGGCttagatggttaaacatctgctttcagctcaggtcatgattgagccccacagtgggctcccagctcagcagggagcctgcttttccctctccctctgcctctctccctgcttgtgttttctctctttcaaatgaataaataaaatcttttaaaacaaatgagtTCCGTTAAGTTAGAACTTGAAAACCTAAGTATTTAAATTAACTAATGTGGCATAACCAAAATCTTACCTGTGTCTTCCAGTCtcttttatggaaaaaatagTTCTCAAAGAAATCCAGAGGCTCCCTTCTCCTTAGCATTTCTAATTTCTGTATGTCTTTGAATGGCTTTCCCATCACCACCCCATCCACATTAGGAAACAATGGAAAGATGGGTATTTTGGAATATGGGCTATCTGAAGGAGGACTGCAcccttaaaagataaaaacaaaaatggtattACGAACAATGTAAGAAGAAATTCACATAAAGACATACATGTGGTGCCTCTTTTGCTCTTTGTCTAGTCTTCTCAGTGGCCATGACCCCTCTTTTCACtctcctcacccccctccccatccGTAGATCCTAGGCTTCATCCAATCTCTAGGATTCACCTGTATCAGGAGGATACAGGTGAAGATGTATATTTGCTTTCAAATGATGCCTTTGTGACAGAGGCCAGTCACTCAGAATAGGCTGTGGTCCAGCTTCTTTAGCGCTTGGCCTCTAGTATTTATTTCTGACTAGTAATATACAAACAAGTCCTTTACAATAATGGGGAGGGAACCATTTATCAATGGTTCTTACTCTTGATCTCTTCAAGAAATTTAAGtaaatccttttctttcattattgagATCCGGGCAGCATTAGCAAAGGCAGCTGTGCTTGAGGCTGGAGGTGTGCTGATGTCTGGCTTCAATCTCCTTTTCCCATAACCCACAGTGTAGGGACTCCACGGCATTCCCAATGTGGTATCCTGGAACTTTCTTCGGAAatagctaaaaaaagaaaaaaaagagtaatccAAGAATGAACAGAAAGTGCTATATAATCCTACTGAAAAAGTGTCTAAGTGttggacaaaaagaaaaaattccagtTGCAAGTTATATGCTGAATAcactaattcttttaaaaaagattatttatttatttgagagtgagagagagagcaagtgagcaagcgAGCATGATTAGGGGGGAGGATCAGAAGGAGACGCTGACTAccggctgaacagggagcccaatgtggggcttgatccctgggactccaggattatgacctgagatggaagcagacacttaaccaactgagccaaccaggcatgcCTCCCCCACTTATGATTTCTTAACTACCATCTTAACTATCAAATCTAACTCTACCTTTTCAGTCCTGAATTCCCTTGGCCTCACTTTAGCATTTAATCCTGGGGGAAGTCTGTCCTGGTTTGGATTTCTCTGTGGCCCGGGCTTCTCTGACTTCACACTATCCTAGTTCCCTTCTTGATGACTAATGTTTCCTTTGTTggcccctctttttctttccattccacaAGGGAATTCCTTATGGTTCGTCCTCAGTCCTCTGCTTCtttgtgccccctccccagcctcggGGTAGAGAGAAGTGCACGGTTATGAGGCAGGTTTAGGAGGTCAAATAGGTGGGATTTCATGATTAGTTAGATGCGGGGAGTGACAGAGCAGCGGCAGCTGAGGACGATGGGTCTTCAGCAGTTGGCTAAACACAGTGAGAGGGTGGACCATTCACTGAGATTTGGAACCCAAGTGGAAGAACTAGTGGAAGTGGAGGTGGGTGACAGAGGACAATTAGGTTTTGACATTTTGAGTTTGTGGTACCTATGGGACTACCCAATAGGCAGATGGAAACTCTAGAGGGGGATCTGGGCTAGGTAGGTATACAGCCTGATCTTTCCCTTGCCTTGTTCTCCTTGCCTGTCAGTGGGATGTTGGAAACTATCTCACAGTGTTGAAGTAGTGATTAAATAAGATCATTCAACAGAGAGTTACTGagtgtaagtttttttttttttcctagacacTAAGGATATaatagtgaataaaacagacaaaaataatcCCTGCTTtcttggagcttacattctagcatGACAAAACACATTacaaacaaaataagtaagtaaattacATACTATATTAGAAGGTGATAGATAGCATGGAAAAATAGAGAAGGGGAGACGGGGAATAGTAGGAGGACTGAATTTTAGATAGGGTGGCCAGAGAAGGCCAGAGAAGGCCCTACTGAGATGACAACATTTGACAAAGACCCGGGGGTGGTTTTAAAAGGATCATCTGGTGCTGTAGGCGTCAAGGCTTCAGCTAGGCAGAGGGAGTGTTGAGAACAGACTGTGGAGTGGGCAAGTCATGGGGGTGGGAGTCAAAAGgtgcaagcagggggaccagTTAGGAGACCGTGATCCAGGAAAAAGCTAATGCATGTAAAGTGCACACTCACAACTCTGCACGTAATGCTCAAAAAATGCTGTCGTCAAACCACGGGAATACCTATCAAATTCTACCATATCCAGCTCGAGACTGGCTTTCTCAGAAACTAAATGAATGACCTCTGCCACTCACTGGACAGTTATTATGTGATATACTTTGTGTCTTTCACTTTTGTATATTtcgtaagtattttttttttaaagattttatttatttatttgccagagagagagagagagcacaaacagaggaaatgacaggcagaggaagagaaagaagtaggctccccgctgagcagagagcccgatgtgggactcgatcccaggaccctgggaccatgacctgagctgaaggcagaggcttaaccctctgagccacccaggcgcccctcataagtattttatatttactcatggctttttctctcaatttatattttaatttccttaaatgcAAATGCTACATATTAAACACTTGATCTCCTTAGAAACCAGGTATATGAAAAGTAACAACATAATCGTCATCGTAATAAAAACATCAACATTGGCTAAGATTTCCTGAGAGGCAGTCTAGGGGGGTGGATAAGAGGATTGGTTCTGGAATCAGACTGTTGTGCTAAAATCTAGGCACCATTGtctcttgggcaagttacttaactaaTTATACTGcaggtttttcatctgtaaaatgaggataatagtgcCCATTAAGGAGGTGAGGATTAAAGTAGATAATGTATTTGTTCTATGACTATGCTAGCTACTTCtgcataataataatatttactgagctccaGGAATATTTATTGGACCACTTCACCTGTATTATCACATATCCCCACAACTGCCCtataaagtaggtattattattattttaaggtagGTATTAATATTGTTGTTCCCATTTTTTGGtcccattttgtaggtgaggaaaccaaggctgagAAGTTAAGCAGTGTGTCAAATTTGTGTACCAACAgcaggcatttaataaatgcctTTGAAACGGAATGAAGAATAGAATTTTGTGTACCCGCTGGTTCCACATCTGACAAATATAGGATAGCACAGAGAAATTATCCACTGAGGATTCTGAaaacattctgtatttttaagtctAAAAGGGGAAGCAGAATGCTTTGAAAGAAGATGAGCCAATGTTATTCACATTATCTTGAATAATAGCAATTATACTGAATAATAGCAATATTCAATATCTATAATGCAATGATATAAATAATTTGAGGAAATTTATCTTTCGTGGTATTTGCTGGAATAAAGCACGTTTGGGTGTGAGAATGTTTCTTCATCTTCTAGTCTCAAGTCCAGTTTGGGCTCAGCTCCAGTCCACAGCTGCTTTGGGAGGTCTAAAATTGCTCTATGTCATCACAGAGTCAAAAGATCTCTTGGGAGCCCCTGGCAGTTCCAGCATGAATGGGAGTGTCTTCCAAACTAGATTTCCAAGCCCACCCAAAGTCATCCCTGGAAAAGTCTTACTCTTCTGGAATTCTCTAGCCTAGGGTAAGAGTGTGAACTTTCTTGGCTATCTTAGGCCCTCAGTGGGCCCTGAGATGGTCTGAGGTCAGTCTCGCAATTTCAGAGTTAGCACAGTTGGGATGAAGGAATAAGGTCCCATCGGGCATGTGAGCTTTGCCACAGACCCTTCCTCCTTTGTTTTGGAGCAGACCCTGTGGGGTAGGATGTTAAGGTGACTGCCTTGTAAATGTCCTCATAAGTGCTTCTGAGAAGGCTGATTTTACCCTTCTTTGCCACTTACCTTACTATTTCCATTATAGCCCTTCTGGGTAAAGCTGAAGTCTCTACAAGCTTTGATAGGATTTCAAACAACAGGATCCCTGGGTTGCCGGCTAAATCTaaacatttctccttttctggaactataaggtgaaaaaaaaattcaaagtggcttctgaaaaaaaatctgtcaaaaaaagtctttttagTCTATTTACAATATTAATACCGAGCCAGGTACTAGAGAATTACAGGAAAACATTCAAAATTTGTTCTATTGGGTAGAAAGGTCATTTTGATACTGAACAGACacaataatcattaaaaaatgcttttagtgCTATGACTTCTAAGTAAATATTGACTTGTAAGTTAATACATTTAACATAAACATGATTTATGTATTAAGGACTATTGTCCCGTTCTTCTGGGTAAAAGAATTGCTGATGAACGAGCCTCAGGCTTGCGGGCAAACCCTCGTTACTACAACAGTACTTGGAGCAGTAGCTTCTGTCTCTTCTAAAGACAGTTTACAGCCTATGACTAAATGTATTTTCGAAAGCATACACAgtatttggaatttggaatttatttacCCCAGAAAACATGATACAAATTGCGGTTAGTTTTTCCAAGGTAGACTGTTAAACTCCTAAAAAAGCCATCagaggaggcgcctgggtggctcagtgggttaaagccgctgccttaggctcgggtcatgatcccggggtcctgggatcgagccccgcgtcgggctctctgctcagtggggagcctgcttcccttcctctctctgcctgcctctctgcctacctgtgatctctgtctgtcaaataaataaataaataaaatcttaaaaaaaaaaaaaacaccagaggaCTAATAACAGCATGCCAGGGACACGTCTACATCACTTATGACCTTGTGTGAGATCACGCTCTCTAGCCTCCAGCCGACTCTCCTGTTGTCACACTGAGGACAGACTTCCTCAGGGtgaggaagatattttttttagGAATAGTGAATTATCGATGCCCCAAATTTTCAGGAgagagaacatttttctttttctaaaatttctttttcatatgtaaaGGGAGTACCTCCCAGACTAGCACATGCACTGGGTGAGGAATATTATAAGAGGGGACTGAATTTTTCTACACTATTCCATGTGTTCTGCATCGGAGACCAAAAAGCAGTGTCTCCTGCAGAAGGACTTGAtgtatttaagttaaaattataaaactgtatCAATTTGCTTAGCAAATATTGTTGTGGAGTTCCTGCCAGTGTACACCTCCCTCACTTGTCCCTGCTCGGAGGCCTAGAGGAATAGTGGTTACTGTGCGGCGAATCGCAGCCACACAAGGGCCACGTTCAGCAATATCTCTACTCACCCACAGCTTTCAGGAAGCGGTTCGTATCTGTTAGGACTTTTATGAAATCTGAGAAATTCACCTTCCCGTCTTCTGCAACAGAAATCAAAGGCTCAGAACAAGGATATCAGATGCATTTTAGTCAACAGATTATATactaaatagaaaatgaaaacacacggGACTGTCCAATACTTAAAGTCAGACCGCACGTTAAGGCTACAGATGCGCTCAGGAAAGCACTGGTCTTCTTGAAGTGGTTTTGGCACCGTTAGGTGAGTCACCCACAGCTGCCAGAAGCAATTGTGGGGTACAAACACCAAACTAggggcccccagcccctgcagtCCTATTCACTCACACCTTTTTGAGAGACTTGCCATTTTTGCAAGGAATCCACTCCTGCTTTCCCAATCCCTTCTAACCTCTGATATTTCTATTATTCTAAAACCCCCAAATTGTACCCAGTCTCCTCTAACTAGGATAGTACTACTAGAGGCAGGTGTGCATGTTTTGAGGCAAGGACAGGAAAATTGGGCAGAGTTAGTGGCAACAAGTGACACCTTAATTAACTGGTGACACTGATTCACACATGGAACTTATGCTAATTAAATGGGGCACTGGCAGTTGGGTGGGGAGAGGTGAAGAGGAGATAATTTGCTGACTATATATTCCATATCAGCTTGGGTTATAATCATACAtatcagctcaggttataatcacTAGGTCtgtatattcaaaggaaataatatctaaaatttaaaaaaaaatcaacataaatgctgtgacatttaaaattcaatatagGTGGACTCCATGGATCAAAGGAAGATTTGTACTAACGTGATTCAAATGGAAACAAAGGGCTTGGATTTTCTTGGTAAcgtgtcatttttttaaactgtcaatGCCTCTGTATCTGTTATTTCAAGGCACCCTCCAAAGTGTACATCACGATAGGTAATCTGAATTTAATGTTGAAATGTGATAATCATTTTTAGTTTCCACATAGGATTTTTCAAAGAATAGTCTACTTGGTAGCATTAGATTTTTGTTGCATTAATTTGATTTTGTAACTTGTACACATACCATACTGATATCTTTAAAGAGGAATGCATATATGTACTTTTGAtaatgaagtttttcttctgtttttataatcattgaaagaaaaatatgtatttgtaaaaagcttttatgagaaaaataattaaaagttaaagTACTCACGATCAATATCAGCACATCTTAATTCATTATAGACATCACGCTTGGTTAGATTCATTCCCAGCTTAGCTAAAGTGCACATCATTCCATGTAAATCAATACAGCCAGTTTTATCCTTGTTAAAGAAGTTGTAGGCATCTTGGAAGGCTGAGGAAATGTAATTAAGTCAGTTGGGCAGTTATTCAAGAATAAGTACATATTCTAATGGAAGTAGGACTGACTAT includes the following:
- the EFCAB3 gene encoding EF-hand calcium-binding domain-containing protein 3 isoform X8, whose protein sequence is MAVSDIKAKLQLNPLTKVPSSRGKRDKDLPGSLPCQGKEKKLNASQMQAFQDAYNFFNKDKTGCIDLHGMMCTLAKLGMNLTKRDVYNELRCADIDQDGKVNFSDFIKVLTDTNRFLKAVVPEKEKCLDLAGNPGILLFEILSKLVETSALPRRAIMEIVSYFRRKFQDTTLGMPWSPYTVGYGKRRLKPDISTPPASSTAAFANAARISIMKEKDLLKFLEEIKRCSPPSDSPYSKIPIFPLFPNVDGVVMGKPFKDIQKLEMLRRREPLDFFENYFFHKRDWKTQAANIKPFDPVSGYPNDILAIDQLLKKKQNWTVTDTAAIKQHVKRATEAYNLGIALEHRKDMLNLWQKIRGDLIGIDTKNEAFYDTFSTYTWSWNVCQELLSRKDLRLYDAYMNRNTFHNSVSSSSSDISECDIETGRKRKRKGSRGFRQ